GCTGTAGCGCATTAACCGATGCCGTGTTGATAATGGATCCCCCACCCTGATCCCGCATCATCTTGCCAGCTTCAACTGACATATAGAAATATCCGCGCAAGTTAACTTCAACCGTCTTGTCAAAGGCCCAGTCCGGCGTATCGAGGATATGGCCAAAGTAGGGATTGGCGGCAGCATTGTTGACGAGAATATCAATACGACCATGCGTTTCCCTGACATGGTCAAATATCTCTTTGATGAGAGCCATATCGCCGACATTGCATCCAAAAGCTCTGGCCGAACCACCGTCAGCCACAATAGACTCTACGACTGTATCGCAGTCTTCAACCTTGCGGCTGGAAACAATGACATGGGCACCCGCACCGGCCAGGGTTTTCGCGATGCTTTCACCAATACCCCGGCTAGCCCCGGTTACCAAGGCAATTTTTTCACTCAAATCAAACAAATTTTTCATTGTACACTTCCTACTAGCCCGTCAATATCTATGGACAGAGTTTTAATATTATGGCACAAATTATGTCAATATATCAAGGATGGGATGGTAGGTGCATAAATGAGGAAGGTTTTTTATGGCATTCTGATAGCTTTAATAATCAGCGGAGGTCTGGCTTGGGCCAACCGAGTCGAGCTGATGCTCTATATGGTCAAGAAAAAGTCTCAAGCCGAATACACCGTTGCGCCTAACCGGAAGATTGCCTGGAAACAGGGCCCAGCCACCCCTTCTGACAGTAATAGACCAAACATTGTGATGATCGTTTTGGACGACGTTGGCTACAATGATATCTCGGCATTCGGCGGCGGCATCGCAGGCGGACGTATCCAAACCCCGAATATCGACCGATTTATATCCGAGGGCGTCGTTTTCACC
This sequence is a window from Candidatus Micropelagos thuwalensis. Protein-coding genes within it:
- a CDS encoding SDR family oxidoreductase, with translation MKNLFDLSEKIALVTGASRGIGESIAKTLAGAGAHVIVSSRKVEDCDTVVESIVADGGSARAFGCNVGDMALIKEIFDHVRETHGRIDILVNNAAANPYFGHILDTPDWAFDKTVEVNLRGYFYMSVEAGKMMRDQGGGSIINTASVNALQPGMFQGIYSISKAAVVSMTKSFAKECGHFGVRVNALLPGLTKTKFAGALFEDEEIYKKAISQVALGTHAEPDQMAGTVLYLASDAASYTTGECIVVDGGLTI